One part of the Prionailurus bengalensis isolate Pbe53 chromosome B2, Fcat_Pben_1.1_paternal_pri, whole genome shotgun sequence genome encodes these proteins:
- the LOC122489095 gene encoding zinc finger protein 883-like → MEIPAQERGIEANEFGKAVTVQSIVSEQCEPVERCVREHATRGKIFQQNSDLIIQRECDGKRPCECSGCGKALRDHTTLIQHERTHTGERPYRCNECGKGFNQSSHLTNHQKTHTGEKPYKCNECGKAFSYCSVLIQHQRIHSGERPYECTECGKTFSRSTYLTQHQRIHTGEKPYKCLECGKAFSQSTHLTLHQRIHTGEKPYECSECGKTFSQSAHLTQHQRIHTGEKPYECNACGKAFSDHSALIRHHIIHTGEKPHECNDCGKAFSYCSDLIQHQRTHTGEKPYRCSECGNAFSDCSALIQHQRIHTGEKPYECRECGKAFGNYSALTRHQRTHTGEKPYECKECGKTFSRSTYLTQHQRSHTGDKPYKCHECEKTFAQSSFLTQHMRVHTGEKPYRCNECGKAFSDRSGHIQHQRTHTGEKPYECNDCGKAFSFCSALIQHKRIHTGEKPYKCNDCGKAFSDRSALIQHQRTHTGEKPYKCNVCGKAFSQSTNLRSHQKTHSSEKSYTCSECGKAFSYCSGLIQHQIIHTGEKPYACSECGRAFSRGTDLKKHQKTHTEEKLYKCNECGKAFSQSTYLTKHQKIHSAEKANIHTACRKTVKQNSSVRHEKSHTGEKSSECLESLAAVETRETEGS, encoded by the coding sequence ATGGAAATTCCTGCCCAAGAAAGAGGTATAGAAGCTAATGAATTTGGAAAAGCTGTCACTGTACAATCAATAGTTTCGGAGCAGTGTGAGCCTGTAGAACGGTGTGTTCGTGAACATGCTACACGTGGGAAAATCTTCCAACAAAACTCAGACTTAATTATACAAAGGGAGTGTGATGGAAAGAGACCTTGTGAATGTAGTGGATGCGGGAAAGCCTTAAGAGACcacaccactcttattcaacatgaAAGAACGCATACTGGAGAGCGACCCTACAGATGTAACGAATGCGGAAAGGGATTTAACCAGAGTTCCCACCTGACAAACCATCAGAAGACTCACACAGGGGAAAAGCCCTACAAATGCaatgaatgtgggaaggccttcagtTATTGTTCAGTCCTTAttcaacatcagagaattcatagtGGGGAGAGACCTTATGAGTGCACTGAATGCGGTAAGACGTTTAGTCGTAGCACATACCTTACTCAGCATCAAAGAATTCACACTGGTGAGAAACCCTATAAATGTCTTGAATGTGGAAAGGCTTTTAGCCAGAGCACGCATCTTACTctacatcagagaattcatactggagagaaaccttacgaATGCAGTGAATGTGGTAAAACCTTCAGTCAGAGTGCACATCTTACCCAacatcaaagaattcatacaGGAGAAAAGCCCTATGAATGTAATGCCTGTGGAAAAGCCTTCAGTGATCACTCCGCTCTCATTCGACATCATATCAtccacactggggagaaacctCATGAATGTAATGACTGTGGGAAAGCTTTCAGCTACTGCTCCGACCTGATTCAACACCAGAGAAcacatactggagagaaaccatacaggtgcagtgaatgtgggaatgCCTTTAGTGACTGTTCAGCCCTTATCCAGCATCAAAGAATTCACACTGGGGAGAAGCCCTATGAGTGTcgtgaatgtgggaaagcctttggTAACTACTCAGCTCTCACTCGCCATCAAAGAACTCATACtggggagaaaccctatgaatgtaaggaatgtggaaaaACCTTTAGCAGAAGCACATACCTTACTCAACATCAGAGAAGTCACACAGGAGATAAACCATATAAATGTCATGAGTGTGAGAAAACTTTTGCCCAGAGTTCATTCCTTACGCAACACAtgagagttcacactggagaaaaaccctacaggtgtaatgaatgtgggaaagctttcagtgACCGCTCAGGGCATATTCAGCATCAGAGAACTCACACTGGTGAGAAGCCCTATGAATGTAATGAttgtgggaaagctttcagtttctgCTCAGCCCTTATTCAACAtaagagaattcatactggagagaagcccTATAAATGCAATGACTGCGGAAAAGCCTTTAGCGATAGGTCAGCACTTATTCaacatcagagaactcacactggagagaaaccctataagTGTAACGtatgtggaaaagccttcagtCAGAGTACAAACCTCAGAAGTCACCAGAAAACTCATTCTAGTGAAAAATCCTATACATGTagtgaatgtggaaaagcctttagtTACTGCTCAGGCCTCATTCAACATCAAAtcattcatactggagagaagccTTATGCGTGCAGTGAATGTGGCAGAGCCTTCAGCCGGGGGACAGACCTTAAAAAACATCAGAAGACTCATACCGAAGAGAAACTctacaaatgtaatgaatgtggaaaagcctttagcCAGAGCACGTATCTTACAAAACACCAGAAAATTCACAGTGCCGAGAAGGCAAATATACATACTGCCTGTAGGAAAACCGTTAAGCAAAACTCCTCTGTTCGACACGAAAAatctcacactggagagaaatcCTCTGAATGCCTTGAGAGTCTGGCTGCTGTGGAGACCAGGGAAACAGAAGGATCATGA